Genomic DNA from Flavobacterium sp. N502540:
ACCTCCAATATGAGCGAAGTGAGCGACCCCTGTACCTCCTCCTCCGAATATAGAATCTCCTTTGAAACCTAAAAACAAATCAATGGCTAAAATTCCGGGTACAAAATATTTCGCCTTAATCGGAATTGGTATAAACATCAATGCAAGCTCAGCATTTGGAAACATAAAAGCAAAAGCCACCAAAAGTCCGTAAATAGCTCCCGAAGCTCCTACCATTGGTACCTGAGTAATTACAGAAGCATTAAATAATCCTTTAAACCCTTCTTCAGTAAGATTAGTCTTTCCAACCCCTTCCAATATTGGCTTAATTTGATCTAAAAACATATCGGATCTAAAACTCGTCCCGTCACTAAAATTTACATTTAAGATCTGATGTAATGTCGCATCTGATAACCCTAAGCTTCTTACCGGCTCTAAAGCTGCCTGGAATTGCAAATAATTTACCCCTATTTGTAATAAAGCGGCACCTAATCCACATGAGATGTAAAAGAAAATAAACTTCTTTCCTCCCCAGAAATGTTCCAAGGCCGATCCGAAAGAAACCATCGCAAACATATTAAAAGCAATATGTAAAATACCACCGTGCATAAACATGTGTGTTATAGGCTGCCAAAGCTTAAAAAAATCGCTTTCCGGAAAAAATAATGCGAAAAACTGCTCGGAAACAGGCACTAACTGAGCACCTATAAAAAATATGATATTAATTATAAGCAGTTGTTTTACGACAGGAGTCATGTTGTTCATCATAAGGCAAACTTTTTATCTATATCTTCTACACGCATGGTGATGAAGGTAGGTTTTTGAAAAGGTGAAATGTTTGGATCTTTACAGGCAAATAATCCGTTGACCAGATTGTCCTGTTCTTTTTCGGTTAAATAGGATCCGGTTTTAACCGCTAAACTTTTAGCCATCGACTTGGCAATGGTATCATTCTGACTGTAACTGTTGGCCGGAATTCCATCTTGTAAATCACTTAATAATTGTTCGATAACCAGAGAGACTTCACTTTCGGTAATATTTACCGGAATTCCCGAAATCACAATATGATCGGTCTGAGCTTCATCAAAAACGAAACCGGTTGTTTCTAAAGAAGGTTTCAATTCTTCAATCAGTTTCATTTCGGCCGAAGAATAAAATAAATTCAACGGAAACAATAATTGCTGACTGGAAGCCTGATTGACTGTCATATTCAACAAAAACTGCTCGTACAAAATACGCTGATGTGCTCTTTGCTGATCGACAATCACCATTCCGGATTTAATTGGCGAGACTATATATTTTTTATGAATCTGATACGTTCCCTGACTCGCTTGTTCAATTTCATTATCGTTAAATAAGGAGGAGGTCACTTCTTCGTTTTCGAAGGTAAACGGTGAACTTTCGATACTTTCTGTCTCCAAACCGGTATACAAACTTTCCCAGCTTGCCGTTGGCTCGACTCTTTTAGAATAACCGGAATAAGAATTTGCTCCTGAGCTATAACTTGAGCCTGAACCTGAATTGGAACCCGAGCCAGATCCTGAGCTAAAACCAGAACCGGAACTAAAACCGGAACCTGAGCCCGATTTGGCATAATGCTGATTGGTTTTATCATCTGTAAACGGATTAAAAGTCCCGTCAACCTGAATCGTTGGCGTTTCGGCTTCTAAATCTTTATAATGGTACGGAGTATCTAAATTCGCGTCACGTTCAAAATCTAAAACAGGCGCGACATTAAACTGTCCCAAACTGTGTTTTATAGAGGCTCTTAAAATAGCGTACAAGGCCTGCTCATCATCAAACTTAATTTCTGTTTTGGTAGGATGAATATTGATATCAATCGTATTGGGCGGAACTTTCAAATATAAAAAGTAACTTGGCTGCGAACCGTCTTTCAAAAGTCCGTCATAAGCCGCCATTACTGCATGATGCAGATACCCGCTTTTAATGAAACGATCGTTTACAAAAAAGAATTGCTCTCCTCTGCTTTTCTTTGCAAACTCTGGCTTGCAAACAAATCCCTGAACGTTAATAATCTCTGTATCTTCACTGACCGGAACTAATTTTTCATTGGTTTTTCCGGACATGATTCCCACAATTCGCTGACGATAACCTGCCGCAGGCAAATTATACAATTCGCTTCCATTGTGGTAAAAAGTAAAATGAATATTAGGATGCGCCATTGCCACACGCTGAAACTCATCCATAACATGACGAAATTCCACCGTATCCGATTTTAAGAAATTACGGCGTGCAGGAATATTAAAAAATAAATTTTTAACCGCAAAAGAAGTTCCCTTAGGCAAAACAGCTTCTTCCTGCGACACAAATTTACTTCCTTCGATTACAATATGCGTCCCCAGTTCTTCCTGATCCTGTTTCGTTTTCATCTCCATGTGCGCAATCGCAGCAATAGAAGCCAATGCTTCTCCACGAAATCCTTTAGTATGAAGCGAAAAAAGATCTTCGGCCTGGCGTATTTTTGAAGTAGCGTGACGTGCAAAACACAAACGTGCATCAGTTACACTCATCCCCATTCCATTATCGATAACCTGAACTAATGATTTTCCGGCATCTTTAATAATCAATTTAATGTCAGTTGCTTTCGCATCAACAGCATTTTCTAACAGCTCTTTTACAACCGAAGCAGGTCTTTGAACTACCTCTCCGGCAGCAATTTGATTCGCAACGTGATCAGGAAGTAATTGAATGATACTCGACATTAAAAAATTTGGGTTAAAGGTTGTCCATCGATTTTTATCGAAAATAATCCGCAAAATCTCAGGGTAATATTATTATTTCAATTCTGGTTTTTGAAACCAAGGTGTACAAATTTAATGAATTTCTGTTGGCTTTTTAAACAACAGCTATCATAAAAAAAACAAAAAACCTATACTATTTTACACAGTATAGGTTTTAGTATTATTAAAACAATTGTGTTTTATTCGTTCTCAATTTTTCTTGGCTTATCTTCGATCTGAAGTGCTCCTGAAGACAACAATGGCTGATTGAACGGGTGTGACATAGAAGCCTGTTGGCGAATATAAGCCATTTTAATTGCTGCGATTGCGGCTTCAGTTCCTTTGTTTCCGTGAATTCCTCCACTTCTGTCAATTGACTGCTGCATGTTATTGTCTGTTAAAACACAAAAAATAACCGGAATATCAGTCTGAACATTCAAATCTTTTATGCCCTGAGTAACACCTTCACATACAAAATCAAAGTGTTTTGTTTCTCCCTGAATCACACATCCAATTACAATTACCGCATCAACGTTTTGCGTTTGCAGCATTTTCTTGGCACCATAAACAAGCTCAAAACTCCCTGGAACATTCCAGCGGATAATTTGATGAGCCGGAACTTCACAATCTGTTAGAGCGTCAAAAGCGCCATTATAAAGTCCTTCTGTAACCTTTTCATTCCATTCAGAAACAACAATCCCAAATCGAAAATCTTTCGCATTTGGGATTGTGTTTTTATCGTATTCTGATAAATTTTTATTTTGAGTAGCCATCTGTATATTTTAGAGTATAAATTTTAGATTGCTAAAATACGAATCTAAAATCTAAATCTGAACTCTGCAATTAAAATTATTGTGCTAATCCGATCAATACATCAACAGCAGCAGCTTCCGGAGTCGCGTCGTAGTTGTCTTTGATATCTGTTAAGTACTTCAAAGCGTCTTCTTTTTGACCTAAAGCCAAAGCTGTTTTACCTGCTTTTAACAAGAAACGAGGAGTAGTGAAATCATTTTTATTAGATTCAGCTGCTTTCACGTAATAGTCTAAAGCTTCTTTTTGTTGGTTCTTTTGAGAATAAGCATCTCCAATAGCACCAATTGCCAAAGCTCCAACAATAGCTTCTTTTGATTTAAATTCTCCTAAATATTTAATCGCATCATCGTATTTACCAATGTTCAAAGAAGCAATACCTGCATAATAGTTCGCTAAATTTCCGGCATCAGTTCCTGAATATTCGTCAGCAATTTTAACGAAACCGAATTTACCTTCAGAACCATTTAAAGCCAATTTGTACAGAGAATCACTTGCTACACCATTAGTCGCTTTTTCGAAGTTTTGCTGAGCAACAAACATTTCGCTTGCAGCCTCATCCTGCTTAGGATTTTCAACAAATTTCTGATACGCTAAATATCCTATAGTAGCAATTGCAATACCAGCAACTAAACCAATAATGATTTTTTGATTTTTAGCTACCCAATCCTCAGTTTTTGAAGCAGTTTCATCTAACTTTGAAAAAACACCTGCTGTTGTACTGTCTTTCTCGTCAATAACTACCTGTGTTTCCTCATTTACTTCTTTAACTTCTTTCTCTTTTGGTGCTTTATATCCTCTTTTATTGTAAGTTGCCATTTAAAATTAATTTAGTGAACGGCAAAAATAAAATTTTTATTGAAACCGACGTAAAAAAAATCAATTTTATCACTATTTTAAAAAAAATAATTTCATCCACAGCAAGTCCTTCCTCCTCAAGCTGAAAATAATTCCGCTTCAAACCGATCAAAAGCCTTTTATATCGATAATTTTCGATAATTTGCACACTCAAATTTTTGATGATTTTAAACGACACTTTTCTTAGCCAAAACTATTTTTTTGCCACTGATTTTAAAGATTTACACCAATTAAAAGAGTTTTAGTGTAAAATTCCTTTTCATCCTTTTATCTATAGTAGAAGAAAAAGCTCAAAGAGTTCCTTAGAAAGCATCAAATTTTATCTTAGTATGTCTTAAAAATGTATTTAAACAAAATTTCTTTATTCAATTATAAAAACTTCACCGAAATCAATTTCGATTTCGACCGCAAGATCAATTGTTTTGTCGGCAAAAACGGAATTGGAAAAACCAATGTGCTTGATGCGATTTATCATCTGGCCTACGGGAAAAGTTACTTCAACCCTTTGGCCGTTCAAAATATCAAACACGGAGAAGAGTTTTTTGTAATTGATGCCGAATTAGAAAAAAACGACAGGACCGAACAGATTGTCTGCAGTTTAAAAAAAGGGCAGAAAAAAGTTTTAAAAAGAAACGGCAAAGCTTACGATAAATTCTCCGATCATATCGGGTTTATTCCGCTGGTTATTATCTCTCCGGCCGACCGTGATTTAATTGTAGAAGGAAGCGAAACGCGTCGTAAGTTTATGGACAGTGTGATTTCGCAACTGGATTCAACTTACTTGCATCAGCTCATCCAATATCAGAAAGTAATTGTACAACGCAATGCACTGCTGAAATATTTTGCACTGAACCATACTTTTGACAATGATACTTTATCCATATACAACGAACAGCTGAATACTTTTGGTCAATCGATATTCGAAAAACGAAAAGATTTCCTGGAACAATTTATACCTATATTTAATGTACACCATCAAGCCATAACCGGATCGGAAGAAACCGTACAATTGGTTTACGAAAGTCATTTGTTCGAAAAAGACTTATTGGCTCTGCTTAAGGAGAACATCAACAAAGACCGGGCATTACAATACACAAGCGTAGGCATCCACAAAGATGACCTCTCCTTTGAAATTGATTCACATCCCATTAAAAAGTTTGGATCTCAAGGGCAGCAAAAATCTTTTCTGATTGCTTTGAAACTGGCTCAATTTGAGTTTTTAAAAAAACAAAGTGGCGTAAAACCTCTGCTGTTGTTTGATGATATTTTTGATAAATTAGATGAAACCCGTGTGGCTAAAATTATCGAAATGGTTAACAGCGAAACTTTCGGACAGCTTTTTATTTCAGACACGCATCCTGAACGTACCGAAGCTATTGTAAAATCGACGCATCAGAGTTACAAAATATTTAAATTAGACAATTATACCAATTAGATAATGTGTCAATGAGATAATTAAATAATGATTTTGATTTATCTCATTAACTAATTGACTAATTAAAAATCATTATTTTAGCAGTTCCATTTTTTAAACACAATCTTATGAAGTTCTCTAAAATTCTATTCCTTATACTTTCGGTCGTATTCATTTCCTGCAACGAAAAAAAATCCGGCATTATTGAAGAAATTACTCCGAAGGATTTTGCTGAAAAAATTAAAACAACCGAAAACGCTCAAATATTGGATGTTCGAACTCCGGAAGAATTTGAATCCAATCATATTGACAATGCGGTAAATGTTAACTGGAACGGTGATGATTTTGAGACCAAAGTCGCGGCTTACGACAAATCGAAACCTGTTTTTGTTTATTGTTTAAGTGGCGGAAGAAGTAAAAAAGCAGCTGCAAAACTTAACGAATTGGGCTTTACCACCATCTATGAATTAGAAGGCGGTATCATGAAATGGAATGCAGAAGGATTTTCCAAACCTTCAACAGCTAACGCAGGAATGACCATCGATGAATTTAACAATTTGCTAAAGACAGATAAAAAAGTTCTGGTAGATTTTTATGCGGAATGGTGTGGTCCCTGCAAACTAATGGAACCATATCTTTTGAAAATGCAAAAAGAAATGGCGGACAAAGTGGTTATCATTCGTATTGATGTGGACAAAAACGAAACTTTAGCAACTCAGATGAAAATCGAACAGCTTCCTACTCTGATTTTGTACGAAAACAAAGCCGAAAAATGGAAAAACATCGGCCTCATCAAAGAAAAAGACTTAAAAAAACAACTGCAATAACAGAGAAGATATGTTAACGAAAGAATCATTGCAATTTTTAGACGATTTAAAGAAGAACAACAATCGGGATTGGTTTCTGGACAACAAGAAACGATATGAAGTTTTCAAAAAAGATTATCACCAATTAGTTAGTGATTTACTGGATGCGATGAAACCTCTGGATCCGGCACTGGAACTATTAGAAGTTAAAAACTGTACTTTCAGGATTAATCGTGATATTCGGTTTTCTAAAGACAAATCGCCATACAAAGCACATTTAGGAATATGGATGTCTTCAGCCGTCAAAGGCCTCAACCGAGCCGGATATTATGTACATATTGAAAAAGGAGCCAGTTTTATTGCGGGAGGATTTTATTCGCCTGAAGCCGAAGATCTGAAAAAAATACGCAAAGAAATTGCTTTTTTCCATGAAGACCTGGAAGCGATACTGGGAGATAAAAACTTCAAAAAAGAATTTGGCAGTCTGGATGTCAACGAAAGCAACGCTCTCAAAAACCCGCCAAGAGGTTATGAGAAAGACCATCCTGCCATTGCGTTTTTAAAATTAAAAAGCTTTACCGCTACCCAAAAATATGACATCGACGAAGTGACTCAAAAAAACTTCGTTTCGAAAATGAGCCAAAAACTCATCGCTTTAAAACCTTTAAACGAATTCTTTAATCGCGCTTTAGACATCGAAGAATTTTAGAGAAAAACACCGCCACGAATTCACAAATTTTTTAAATTAATTCGTGAATTCGTGACGAAAAGACTTTGTTTCGAAAATAAGCAAAAAACTCATCGCTTTAAAACCCTTAAACGAATTCATCAATCGCGCTTTAAACCATGAAGAATT
This window encodes:
- a CDS encoding rhomboid family intramembrane serine protease, with the translated sequence MNNMTPVVKQLLIINIIFFIGAQLVPVSEQFFALFFPESDFFKLWQPITHMFMHGGILHIAFNMFAMVSFGSALEHFWGGKKFIFFYISCGLGAALLQIGVNYLQFQAALEPVRSLGLSDATLHQILNVNFSDGTSFRSDMFLDQIKPILEGVGKTNLTEEGFKGLFNASVITQVPMVGASGAIYGLLVAFAFMFPNAELALMFIPIPIKAKYFVPGILAIDLFLGFKGDSIFGGGGTGVAHFAHIGGAVIGYFMMWYWKKNQFNNNRWN
- the mutL gene encoding DNA mismatch repair endonuclease MutL, producing the protein MSSIIQLLPDHVANQIAAGEVVQRPASVVKELLENAVDAKATDIKLIIKDAGKSLVQVIDNGMGMSVTDARLCFARHATSKIRQAEDLFSLHTKGFRGEALASIAAIAHMEMKTKQDQEELGTHIVIEGSKFVSQEEAVLPKGTSFAVKNLFFNIPARRNFLKSDTVEFRHVMDEFQRVAMAHPNIHFTFYHNGSELYNLPAAGYRQRIVGIMSGKTNEKLVPVSEDTEIINVQGFVCKPEFAKKSRGEQFFFVNDRFIKSGYLHHAVMAAYDGLLKDGSQPSYFLYLKVPPNTIDINIHPTKTEIKFDDEQALYAILRASIKHSLGQFNVAPVLDFERDANLDTPYHYKDLEAETPTIQVDGTFNPFTDDKTNQHYAKSGSGSGFSSGSGFSSGSGSGSNSGSGSSYSSGANSYSGYSKRVEPTASWESLYTGLETESIESSPFTFENEEVTSSLFNDNEIEQASQGTYQIHKKYIVSPIKSGMVIVDQQRAHQRILYEQFLLNMTVNQASSQQLLFPLNLFYSSAEMKLIEELKPSLETTGFVFDEAQTDHIVISGIPVNITESEVSLVIEQLLSDLQDGIPANSYSQNDTIAKSMAKSLAVKTGSYLTEKEQDNLVNGLFACKDPNISPFQKPTFITMRVEDIDKKFAL
- the ribH gene encoding 6,7-dimethyl-8-ribityllumazine synthase, translated to MATQNKNLSEYDKNTIPNAKDFRFGIVVSEWNEKVTEGLYNGAFDALTDCEVPAHQIIRWNVPGSFELVYGAKKMLQTQNVDAVIVIGCVIQGETKHFDFVCEGVTQGIKDLNVQTDIPVIFCVLTDNNMQQSIDRSGGIHGNKGTEAAIAAIKMAYIRQQASMSHPFNQPLLSSGALQIEDKPRKIENE
- a CDS encoding tetratricopeptide repeat protein; translated protein: MATYNKRGYKAPKEKEVKEVNEETQVVIDEKDSTTAGVFSKLDETASKTEDWVAKNQKIIIGLVAGIAIATIGYLAYQKFVENPKQDEAASEMFVAQQNFEKATNGVASDSLYKLALNGSEGKFGFVKIADEYSGTDAGNLANYYAGIASLNIGKYDDAIKYLGEFKSKEAIVGALAIGAIGDAYSQKNQQKEALDYYVKAAESNKNDFTTPRFLLKAGKTALALGQKEDALKYLTDIKDNYDATPEAAAVDVLIGLAQ
- the recF gene encoding DNA replication/repair protein RecF (All proteins in this family for which functions are known are DNA-binding proteins that assist the filamentation of RecA onto DNA for the initiation of recombination or recombinational repair.) — translated: MYLNKISLFNYKNFTEINFDFDRKINCFVGKNGIGKTNVLDAIYHLAYGKSYFNPLAVQNIKHGEEFFVIDAELEKNDRTEQIVCSLKKGQKKVLKRNGKAYDKFSDHIGFIPLVIISPADRDLIVEGSETRRKFMDSVISQLDSTYLHQLIQYQKVIVQRNALLKYFALNHTFDNDTLSIYNEQLNTFGQSIFEKRKDFLEQFIPIFNVHHQAITGSEETVQLVYESHLFEKDLLALLKENINKDRALQYTSVGIHKDDLSFEIDSHPIKKFGSQGQQKSFLIALKLAQFEFLKKQSGVKPLLLFDDIFDKLDETRVAKIIEMVNSETFGQLFISDTHPERTEAIVKSTHQSYKIFKLDNYTN
- a CDS encoding thioredoxin domain-containing protein codes for the protein MKFSKILFLILSVVFISCNEKKSGIIEEITPKDFAEKIKTTENAQILDVRTPEEFESNHIDNAVNVNWNGDDFETKVAAYDKSKPVFVYCLSGGRSKKAAAKLNELGFTTIYELEGGIMKWNAEGFSKPSTANAGMTIDEFNNLLKTDKKVLVDFYAEWCGPCKLMEPYLLKMQKEMADKVVIIRIDVDKNETLATQMKIEQLPTLILYENKAEKWKNIGLIKEKDLKKQLQ
- a CDS encoding DUF2461 domain-containing protein; this translates as MLTKESLQFLDDLKKNNNRDWFLDNKKRYEVFKKDYHQLVSDLLDAMKPLDPALELLEVKNCTFRINRDIRFSKDKSPYKAHLGIWMSSAVKGLNRAGYYVHIEKGASFIAGGFYSPEAEDLKKIRKEIAFFHEDLEAILGDKNFKKEFGSLDVNESNALKNPPRGYEKDHPAIAFLKLKSFTATQKYDIDEVTQKNFVSKMSQKLIALKPLNEFFNRALDIEEF